In one Musa acuminata AAA Group cultivar baxijiao chromosome BXJ2-5, Cavendish_Baxijiao_AAA, whole genome shotgun sequence genomic region, the following are encoded:
- the LOC103985897 gene encoding uncharacterized protein LOC103985897 translates to MKNNTVVHQLLQVSSSSSSEGETEEGAVARIEESPQNWNVAGGVRTGLSINKRRLLSKQLSMRETRMEAKWEKRRSQIQQKRCVIERGVVGEGGGGDEAAAAVAAESSERRLNGKTRGLTDEDLDELRGSIDLGFGFNEEEGGQDLCDTLPALNLYFAVNRQLSDPKIQLSPSPASTPTATSSSSTLCGLPSPRSPNEQSDSWKICNPGDSPQHVKTRLRHWAQAVACSLRQSC, encoded by the exons ATGAAGAATAACACTGTGGTGCATCAGCTGCTGCAagtgtcatcgtcgtcgtcgtcggagggTGAGACGGAGGAAGGGGCGGTGGCCAGGATCGAAGAGTCCCCGCAGAACTGGAACGTCGCAGGAGGGGTCAGAACTGGCCTCAGTATCAACAAGAGGAGGCTGCTGTCTAAGCAGCTGTCGATGCGGGAGACGAGAATGGAAGCCAAGTGGGAGAAGAGGAGGAGTCAGATACAGCAAAAGAGGTGCGTAATCGAGAGAGGAGTCgtcggagaaggaggaggaggagacgaggcggcggcggcggtggcggccgaGAGCAGTGAAAGGAGATTGAATGGAAAGACAAGGGGCTTGACCGACGAGGATCTCGACGAGTTGAGGGGATCTATAGATCTCGGATTCGGCTTCAACGAAGAGGAAGGTGGTCAAGACCTCTGCGACACTCTCCCCGCCCTCAACCTCTACTTCGCCGTCAACCGCCAGCTCTCCGACCCCAAGATCCAGTTATCACCGAGCCCGGCCTCCACCCCGACGGCCACCTCCTCCTCATCCACTCTGTGTGGCCTCCCAAGCCCGCGGAGCCCGAACGAGCAGTCGGATTCTTGGAAGATCTGCAATCCAG GAGACAGTCCGCAGCACGTGAAAACAAGATTGAGGCACTGGGCACAGGCAGTGGCTTGTTCTCTGAGGCAGAGCTGCTGA
- the LOC103985896 gene encoding E3 ubiquitin-protein ligase Os03g0188200-like: MSISMDCYCLSLLVPRLFSECAVLLSLVVRWLFLPCCCWWPASSPSANEVAGAEASDRHCVAAQAVRDSLHVSSYGALTGVAAEGVTTCAVCLSEMRTRDRVWELRNCAHVFHKACLDRWLDHDKHLTCPLCRAPLLSEPACLPSASASAASEPSWAVERLVYLFGDDFLFAPAC, translated from the coding sequence ATGAGCATCTCAATGGATTGCTATTGTTTGAGTCTCCTCGTGCCTCGCCTCTTCTCAGAGTGTGCCGTTCTGTTGTCCCTCGTAGTCCGGTGGCTGTTCCTGCCTTGCTGCTGCTGGTGGCCAGCTTCCTCACCTTCTGCCAATGAAGTTGCAGGAGCAGAGGCCAGTGATCGTCACTGCGTGGCAGCACAGGCCGTGAGAGACAGCCTTCACGTCTCATCCTACGGCGCGCTCACCGGGGTGGCGGCGGAGGGGGTCACGACGTGCGCGGTGTGCCTGAGCGAGATGCGGACACGGGACCGCGTTTGGGAGCTCAGGAACTGCGCGCACGTCTTCCACAAGGCGTGCCTCGACCGATGGCTCGACCACGATAAGCACCTGACGTGCCCGCTGTGCCGTGCGCCGCTGCTGAGTGAGCCGGCGTGTCTGCCGTCGGCCAGCGCCTCGGCGGCCTCGGAACCTAGCTGGGCCGTGGAGCGTCTCGTCTACCTGTTCGGCGATGACTTTCTCTTTGCTCCTGCTTGCTAG
- the LOC103985488 gene encoding uncharacterized protein LOC103985488, translating to MSTSTSGDTIEEHGTPIDEEKKRVQCKYCAKEVGGFSRLKHHLAAVGCDVTACIKVPAVVKVGMRNALLEKKKERLLKEVGRIEHPELPLKRKFSPASGEQRRCQPKLTPMTGSIEGNGGTEISVGESSSINNFCPKQSLEKGMNTLDPQSAETVNPSTPRSFIGENIYEVVKEEAKDEPAWHAARCIGRFFFEAGIDTANIKLPSFQGMVDAVIGCGTGYKVPTYDELKGMILHEETTEVLKHVEDVKQSWGRTGCSILLDGWIDQKGRSLIIFLVNCPLGTIFLRSVDASNAVEDPDALFLLICDAIEEVGVEYVVQVVAHETSDCMEATGKRIMEKYRSIFWTLCADYCINIILEKIQALDYVNKLLSDAKAITRFIYSNALTLKLMKEHMRGNDLVRTSNLESVAPFVTLQNMVAERENLLSIFNSPIWDTSDLASNTKGKNISKLVQNSSFWVAAVDVLKVTNPLIGILHQISGRDRSPMGFLYDSIDCAKEQIKKNLGGEEARYSHIWSLIDDIWDNYLHSPLHSAAYFLNPSLFYSSDFYVDAEVTNGVLYCIVKMTKDQRDQELVVLQLDEYREAKGEFSGEAAVGQRTKVSPDMWWSLHGCQCPELQRLAVKILSQNCYGPSRYMLRKAISEQLHAEARNLMEQQQFRDLEFVHYNRHLWHSPSSLKQEVEFVQEDLKPSEEWIVDNN from the exons ATGAGTACAAGCACCTCTGGAGACACAATTGAGGAACATGGAACTCCCATtgacgaggagaagaagagagtccAATGCAAGTACTGTGCGAAGGAGGTTGGAGGCTTTAGCCGTCTCAAGCACCACCTGGCTGCTGTTGGGTGTGACGTGACTGCATGCATTAAAGTTCCAGCTGTTGTAAAGGTTGGGATGAGGAATGCCTTGcttgagaaaaagaaagaacgactactcaaggaggttGGGAGAATAGAACATCCTGAGCTTCCATTGAAGAGGAAATTTTCTCCTGCATCCGGTGAACAGCGACGTTGCCAGCCTAAATTAACCCCTATGACTGGTTCAATTGAGGGCAATGGAGGAACAGAGATCAGTGTGGGTGAGAGCTCGAGCATAAATAACTTTTGTCCTAAACAATCCCTTGAGAAGGGAATGAATACTTTGGATCCTCAGTCAGCTGAAACTGTAAATCCTAGCACCCCCAGATCATTCATTGGAGAGAACATTTACGAAGTAGTCAAGGAAGAAGCGAAGGATGAACCAGCATGGCATGCAGCGAGGTGTATCGGTAGGTTCTTTTTTGAGGCTGGCATTGATACTGCCAATATCAAGTTACCTTCTTTTCAGGGGATGGTCGATGCTGTCATTGGCTGTGGGACTGGGTACAAGGTTCCAACCTATGATGAATTGAAGGGAATGATCCTTCATGAGGAGACAACTGAAGTTCTTAAGCATGTGGAGGATGTGAAGCAGTCTTGGGGACGAACTGGGTGTAGCATCTTGCTAGATGGTTGGATTGATCAAAAGGGCAGAAGCCTAATAATTTTTCTAGTGAATTGCCCCCTAGGCACAATTTTTCTGAGATCTGTAGATGCATCCAATGCTGTTGAAGACCCTGACGCGTTGTTCTTGTTGATCTGTGATGCCATTGAAGAGGTGGGAGTTGAGTATGTTGTTCAAGTGGTTGCTCATGAGACATCAGATTGTATGGAAGCTACTGGAAAGAGAATTATGGAAAAGTACCGATCTATTTTTTGGACACTCTGTGCAGACTATTGTATAAATATCATTTTAGAGAAAATTCAGGCGCTTGATTATGTTAATAAGTTACTAAGTGATGCTAAGGCCATTACAAGATTTATTTATAGTAATGCCTTGACACTGAAACTAATGAAAGAACACATGCGAGGAAATGATCTTGTTCGAACCTCCAACTTAGAATCAGTGGCACCTTTTGTTACATTGCAGAACATGGTAGCTGAGAGAGAGAATTTACTCAGCATCTTCAACTCTCCAATATGGGATACCTCCGATTTGGCTTCTAATACAAAGGGTAAAAACATATCTAAGTTGGTACAAAATTCTTCATTTTGGGTTGCTGCAGTTGATGTCTTGAAGGTCACAAATCCACTTATTGGTATCTTGCACCAGATCAGCGGGAGGGATAGATCTCCAATGGGATTTTTGTATGATTCCATTGATTGTGCAAAAGAACAAATTAAAAAGAATTTGGGAGGTGAAGAAGCAAGATATAGTCATATTTGGTCTTTAATAGATGATATATGGGATAACTATCTCCACAGCCCCCTTCATTCTGCAGCATATTTTTTGAATCCAAGTCTCTTTTACTCGAGTGATTTCTATGTTGATGCTGAAGTCACTAATGGAGTACTGTACTGCATTGTGAAAATGACTAAGGACCAACGGGACCAAGAGCTGGTAGTTCTCCAACTCGATGAGTATAGAGAAGCTAAAGGTGAATTTTCTGGGGAGGCAGCAGTTGGTCAAAGAACAAAAGTTTCACCAG ACATGTGGTGGTCACTGCATGGATGTCAATGCCCTGAACTGCAAAGACTTGCAGTTAAAATCCTAAGCCAGAATTGTTATGGTCCGTCGAGGTACATGCTAAGGAAGGCTATATCTGAGCAGCTACATGCCGAGGCAAGGAATCTCATGGAACAACAGCAGTTTCGTGATCTGGAGTTCGTCCATTACAATCGTCATCTGTGGCATTCACCGTCCAGCTTGAAGCAAGAGGTCGAGTTTGTACAAGAAGACCTGAAACCCTCGGAAGAATGGATTGTAGATAACAACTGA